A single region of the Plantactinospora soyae genome encodes:
- a CDS encoding DUF5994 family protein, producing MVTATRRSTVVPPSAPSIPRLRLAPVRASGAVLDGGWWPRSWDPADELPGLVMALSERYGRIRNVIANSGVWDDQFRRIAVGSDVVRVGWFTSLDTAMLIATTERGDQIDLLVVPPETTKAVADRAMRTAADPANLKRARDILLATPTPVPASTGAGRHLNAVRDDEGNVLEKAS from the coding sequence ATGGTCACCGCCACTCGACGCAGCACCGTCGTTCCTCCGAGCGCACCATCCATCCCACGGTTGCGGCTCGCTCCCGTGCGGGCCAGCGGGGCGGTCCTGGACGGCGGGTGGTGGCCACGTTCGTGGGATCCGGCAGATGAACTGCCGGGGCTCGTTATGGCCCTGTCCGAGCGCTACGGGCGGATCCGGAACGTCATAGCCAACAGTGGCGTCTGGGACGATCAGTTCCGGCGGATCGCGGTCGGCTCGGACGTGGTCCGGGTGGGTTGGTTCACCTCGCTGGACACCGCCATGTTGATCGCCACCACGGAGCGTGGTGACCAGATCGATCTGCTTGTCGTGCCACCCGAGACCACGAAGGCGGTGGCGGATAGGGCGATGCGCACCGCGGCCGACCCGGCCAATCTCAAGCGGGCCCGGGACATCCTGCTCGCGACGCCGACACCGGTGCCGGCGTCGACCGGAGCGGGCCGCCACCTGAACGCCGTCCGGGACGACGAGGGAAATGTTCTGGAGAAGGCCTCTTAG